The sequence AGGCTGAACTTCGTCAGGCCGTGATCAAATATAATACGTATCGTCCTCATCGGAACTTGAAGGGATTAACACCTATGGAGTATATTCGGGATATCTGTTCCGAGGCTGCAGCGGAGTCTCATTTGATGTGAACCCGCACAACTGAAATGTTTCCCTTGCAAAGATACGGTCGCTAGTATTAAAGTTAACGGGTGATCGGGGTCGTAGCTCAGTTGGGAGAGCGCTACAATGGCATTGTAGAGGTCAGGGGTTCGATTCCCCTCGGCTCCACCAGATCTTTAGTCTTTATAACATATCCCCAACCAAACAAAATGTTGATCCAATGAGAGAAAAAAGTGATTACGATCAAGCTTTGGAGGCAGATCGTCCCGCAAAGAATGCAAGCCCCTACGATAGCTTAAAGCATCTAAAGATTTTAAAGAGCTATATCGCCCCCTATAAATTGCAAGTATTCCTGGCGTCAGTTTCTCTTGTGCTGGCGGCTGCCATGATTTTGGGTATTGGTGTTGGCCTTAAACACTTGATTGATCAGGGATTTGTCACGCAAAACTCTGACCGGCTTTTGATGATCCTTTTGGGTCTTTTTGGGTGTGTTGTTCTGCTGTCTTTGTCCAGTTTCGGGCGCACGTATTATGTATCATGGCTTGGTGAGCGAATCGTTGCTAATCTTCGGCTTGATGTGTTTCGTCATATGTTGCAGCTGGAGGTCAGCTTTTTTGAGCAAGTTCGCGTTGGGGAATTGATTTCACGACTTACAACAGATACCAGCTTGATTCAGATCCTGATCGGAACATCGGCGGCTGTGGCTGTCCGAAATATCCTGATTTTGGCAGGGGGGCTTTCGATGATGATTTTGATTTCACCGTTGTTAACGTTGTATTGTCTGGCAGTGATCCCCCTTGTTTTGATTCCAATTAGCCTGTTGGGGCGGCGGGTTCGTGTGGGATCCAAAATTGCGCAAAGTTCTCTTGCGGGGATGAGCGGGTATATTGATGAATTCAGAGGATACATTTTCATCGGCAGTTCATCGAAATTTGACACGATCTTGGCTAACATGCATCGTTATGATTCTGGTATTTACGGCCATTGTCCTTGTCTTTTGGATTGGGGTGCATGGGGTGACACAAGGGGATATGACGGCCGGAAGCTTGTCCGCGTTTATATTTTATGCCACAGCTGCAGCCGGATCAGCCGGATCATTCAGTGAGATTGTTGGCGATTTGCAGCGGGCAGCCGGGGCCGCAGATCGTTTGATTGAAATTCTGTCAATAGCGCCAACGCTGAACAGTGCCAACCCACGTTCGTTGCCAAAGCCCGCAAAGGGAATCTTGGCAGTTCATGGAATATCCTTTGCTTACCCTAACCATCCAGAACGTCCTATTTTAAAGAAATTAACCCTGTCCGTTTCCCCGGGTGAAAATGTGGCCATTGTTGGGCCATCAGGGGCCGGGAAAAGTACGCTTTTTGCCCTGTTGTTGCGGTTTTATGATCCGCAATCGGGTTCTATTTATGTTGATGGGATCGATATCAAGGATGTTCCGTTGCAGGAATTGCGCCAAAGAATTGGTGTCGTTAAACAGGAAACCGCTTTATTTTCCACAACCATTTATCAAAATATCTTGTATGGTCGCCCTGATGCCAACGAGGAAGACGTTTGGGAGGCTGCTGAACGGGTAAGGTTGAATGATTTTTTGACAACACTGCCCCACGGCATTCACACAGAAATTGGAACGCGGGGGGTTCGGTTGTCTGGTGGGCAAAAGCAGCGCATTGCCATAGCGCGGGCCATTTTACGGAATCCAAAGATTTTATTGCTGGACGAGGCAACAAGTGCCCTTGATGCTGAAAGCGAACAAGCGGTTCAAAGGGGGTTGAGTCATTTGATGGCATCAAGGACAACCCTGGTGATTGCGCATCGATTGGCAACGGTCCTGAGGGCGGATCGAATTGTCGTGATGGATCAAGGGGCGATCAGGGCCATTGGGACGCATGCGGAGCTTATTGACCAAGACAGTTTGTATCGCCAGCTTGCTTTGCTGCAATTTTCCGATGGGTTGATGCTGGGTGAACAAAATTCTCTTCGGAATTATTAAAGAACAGTTGGGATAGTCATGGCGATTATTTCGGCGATTGTGACAGGGATTTTTCTTTATCTGATGATCTGGCTGGTCGTTTTCCTGACGGTGTTGCCGTTGTGGATCAAGGTGGAGGATGAGCATCCCATTGGTTTTGCAACAAGCGCGCCATCGAATCCGCACATCAAAAGAAAGCTTGTTTTGGCAACGTATAGTTCATTTGTCATTTGGTGTGTAGCTTTGGCTTTGATTACCATTTTAACCCCATCTTAACTATTTCAGTGTAGGCTCAGATTAATAAAGATTAATTGAGCACATGCAATGACTGTTAATCCTGACGAATTTATGGCCGATGAATTTAAAGCCAGGCACGGATATTTACCCCTGTCGATTCAGGAGGAAGGATATCTGGCATTCTGTCAAAAACACCACATGAAAAATCCCTGGACCATTTGGGGAGAAATTCGATTTCGGGCGGATCCGGATCATGTTGTTTTGTTTGAGCAGGCGATCAATTTGGTTGTTCAGGCCCATGATATTTTGCGGACCAGTTTTCGGTATGATGGAGAACGGTGGGAGCGGGCTATTGCTGATAGCATGGTGTATTCATTGCCGTGTCATGATATTAAAGATCTGGAGGATGCGGAGAAGGCAGAGATTTTGGAGAATTTTTCCAAACTCAATCGACTGGCGGCGTTTCCAGTTTATGTGGCACCATTGTTTAGGTTGAATTTGATTCGGGTTACGGGTGATGAGTTTGTTCTTTTCAGCACTATCGAGCATTTGATATCTGACGGACTGTCATCTGGATTTTTGCTGGACCAGATATTTTTCATCTATCAATCGTTAATCGATGGGGAAACAAACAATGCCCCCGCTAAGCCCTATCTAACCTCAGTTCGACGTAAGAATCCCCAAAAACCTTGTCTTTTCCAGGAAAATCCTGGGTTGCTTTGTCGCTCCGCTCCTCGCAATGACGTCTTTGCGATGAGGGCGAAG is a genomic window of Alphaproteobacteria bacterium containing:
- a CDS encoding DUF1467 family protein — translated: MAIISAIVTGIFLYLMIWLVVFLTVLPLWIKVEDEHPIGFATSAPSNPHIKRKLVLATYSSFVIWCVALALITILTPS
- a CDS encoding condensation domain-containing protein; its protein translation is MTVNPDEFMADEFKARHGYLPLSIQEEGYLAFCQKHHMKNPWTIWGEIRFRADPDHVVLFEQAINLVVQAHDILRTSFRYDGERWERAIADSMVYSLPCHDIKDLEDAEKAEILENFSKLNRLAAFPVYVAPLFRLNLIRVTGDEFVLFSTIEHLISDGLSSGFLLDQIFFIYQSLIDGETNNAPAKPYLTSVRRKNPQKPCLFQENPGLLCRSAPRNDVFAMRAKPEEAIQIRVFWGFLRRTQLNE
- a CDS encoding ABC transporter transmembrane domain-containing protein gives rise to the protein MREKSDYDQALEADRPAKNASPYDSLKHLKILKSYIAPYKLQVFLASVSLVLAAAMILGIGVGLKHLIDQGFVTQNSDRLLMILLGLFGCVVLLSLSSFGRTYYVSWLGERIVANLRLDVFRHMLQLEVSFFEQVRVGELISRLTTDTSLIQILIGTSAAVAVRNILILAGGLSMMILISPLLTLYCLAVIPLVLIPISLLGRRVRVGSKIAQSSLAGMSGYIDEFRGYIFIGSSSKFDTILANMHRYDSGIYGHCPCLLDWGAWGDTRGYDGRKLVRVYILCHSCSRISRIIQ
- a CDS encoding ATP-binding cassette domain-containing protein; this encodes MTAGSLSAFIFYATAAAGSAGSFSEIVGDLQRAAGAADRLIEILSIAPTLNSANPRSLPKPAKGILAVHGISFAYPNHPERPILKKLTLSVSPGENVAIVGPSGAGKSTLFALLLRFYDPQSGSIYVDGIDIKDVPLQELRQRIGVVKQETALFSTTIYQNILYGRPDANEEDVWEAAERVRLNDFLTTLPHGIHTEIGTRGVRLSGGQKQRIAIARAILRNPKILLLDEATSALDAESEQAVQRGLSHLMASRTTLVIAHRLATVLRADRIVVMDQGAIRAIGTHAELIDQDSLYRQLALLQFSDGLMLGEQNSLRNY